Within Antarctobacter heliothermus, the genomic segment GCGCGTCTCGCGCTGGCCGTGACGCTGGCGGCGATCGAATCGGCTGAGACCGGACGGCGCATTGCAGTAAAGGCCGCCTCTTGACCGCTGTGGCGATCGCGGCGGGACCGGAATGGAGCGGCTGGCTGGCCGGAGAGGCCGCGCTACTGCCCGGCATCACCATTGTCGAATCCGCCGCCGATGCCGACCTGCTGGCAATAGCACCGGATGCCGCGGCACCCGAAGACTGGATAAGCGACGCGCTTGCTGCCGGCGCAGCGGTCATCCTGACTGCGCCGGCCGATCTTGCGGAGCTTGCCAACTTAATGGCGGCCGATGCGCCGGTCGATGCGCCCGGCCGGCTTGGGCATTCGGAAGCCGGACGCCACCTTCTTGATCAACTTTCCGACCCGGGCGTCGGCGCAATCCATTCGCTGTATCTGTCGGTCAGGACAGCCACCGAGGATGCGGGAAGCCGCAGCTTCGAGGCGCTTCTGTGGGACGCAGTCTGCCTGATTGACGATTGCCTCGACTCAACGCTGGCAGAGATGCATGTGGACGGCGGCGCGATGTTCGGCCAGGAAACCGACTCGGCGGTGGGGATCGCGCGCACCGCGAATGGTACGGTTGTCACGATCGATGTCGCCTGCTGCCTGCCGCCTGCGCTGTGCAACGCCGGCGCGACGGAGGCTGAGATCGAGATCATGGGGGCAGAAGCAACGCTTCGCGCAGCGACCCATGCCCGGCGGTCCACGGTCTGGGATCAGAGCGGGGTTGCGGCGCAATATTGGGGAGACGACGCCATGTTGTCGATGATCAATGCCTGGACGGCCGGCCGGGCCACGGGCCAGGACAGGATTCGACGCAGGCTGGAGAACGTGCAATCGATCCTGAACGACCTTCGAACTGATTGGACCCAGGGCGGATGACGGACCTGCGCAACGTTGTCCTGGCCGGGGATGACGGCGATCTCGTCCGGTCCATCGCCGAGCGGCTGAAGGCAGAAGGCTGCGCCGTCTCGACCGGTGCGGACCGCATGAATGACGCCGGATGCTGGGGCATCGTCTACGTCGCCGCGGAAGCGCCGGAACAACCGGTGGACGCACTCGACATCGATGATTTCCTGAACCGGACGGACGAGACGATGACCGGCGCGGCTTCGGCGGTCCGGGCCGCACTTGCCGCCGGCAACCTGCGCCGGATCGTCTTGGTTGGCAACCTCGCGGCGCGGGGCCGGTCGAGCGTCACCATGCCCGCGGCGCTCGGCGGCGGGCTGACCGCACTGGCACGTTCCTGGGCGCTAGAATTCGCAGCCGAGAACGTCACCGCCAACACTATACTGGCCGAAGAACCACAGGAAGTGGCCGAGAGCGTCGCCGAGGCGACCGCGTTTCTGCTTTCGCCCCGGTCCGGCATGATCTCCGGGCAGGTTCTGCAGGTGAGCCGGGACACCGATGCAGGGATCTTGCCGATATGATGAATGGACCCCAAAGGCTCGGCGGTGCCGGGGCGGTCCTGGTCACGGGGGTTGCGTCCGGGATCGGGCGGGCCATCGCCGAACGGCTCATCGCGGATGGATACGCGGTGGTCGGTCTCGACATCGCGAACACCCCGCCACCGGGTCTTTCCGAATTCGTCCTGACCGATCTGTCCGATCACCACGCGACGGCTCCGGTAGTATCGAAACTGGCAGAACGGCACGGCTTCACTCGGCTGGTCAACAACGTCGGCTCGTCGCGGCGGGAGTTTCTGCGCGACGGGACCGACGATACCCAGCGGTGGCTGGACCGGCTCAACCTTTCCTCTGCCCTGGTCTGTCTGCAGGCGGTGCTGCCCGCGATGCGCAGCGGCGGTTTCGGCAGGGTCGTAAACGTGACCAGCCGCGCGGCACTGGGCCGCGACAACCGCAGCGCCTATGCCGCCACCAAGGGCGGCCTCGCCGCGATGACGCGGGTCTGGGCGGTCGAACTGGCCGCCACCGGCATCACGGTGAACGCTGTCGGTCCCGGCATGATCGACACCGAACTGTTCCGGCACAACAATCCACCCGACGCGCCGGACGTGGCGCGCCTGCGGGAATCGGTGCCAATGAAACGGCTCGGCCTGCCGGAAGAGGTGGCCGACGCGGTCGCCTTCTTCCTAGGACACCGAGCTAGCTATGTCACCGGACAAACCATCTATGCCTGCGGCGGCCTGTCGATTACCGGCGGCAGGCCCGGTCAGGCACCGTGACCACAGTCATCCAAGGAGACCTCATCTTGACACGCGTCCATCCCGACCCGCTGCGCCTGCTGTTCATCCAGGCCTTCTCGATGCCGCCAGACGCCGACTACTCGATGCGCAAACCCGGCGCGACGCGGGAAGAGTCGATGATGAACTATGGCCTGATCGCACCCCTTCTGGAAGGGGTCGAATGGGAAGTGCATCCCGGGCCAGTGTCCCACCATGGAACCTCGCTGGTCGAGACGCGCGAAGAGTTCCTGGCCATCGCGGCGGCCCGCCTACCAGTAGTCCGGGAAGCCTGCGAAAGCGGCAGATACGATGCCATCGTGCTGCTGGGCGGCGGCGATCCGGGTTTTCTCGAATCCTGTGAGATCGGCCAGCGCTTCGGAATCCCGGTAACCGCCTGCGGCAATGCACAGATGCATGTCGCGGCAATGCTCGGCCGGCGATTCAGCGTGATCGATGTGTCAGAGCCGCATTCGGTACACTATGGCAACATCATCCGTTCCTATGGCTTCGCCGAAAACTGCGCCTCGCTGCGCAACCTCGAGCGCCCGCTGCCAAGGGGAGACCATGCCGGCACCTCCATCGCTGTCGAGAAATCAAGGGTCGACGCCGGTAAAACCTCCGACCTCCTCCTCGCGGCGGTCAACGAGGCCGAGGCGGCCATCGTGGAGGACGGAGCGGAATCGCTCATCATCGGATGCTCGGCGCTGTACTGGCTGAAACCTCATCTGCAACAGACCCTGTCGGATCGCGGGTGGGATATACCCGTGCTCGAGGGTTATTCCTGCGCCATCGAACTCGGCAAGCTAAAGGTGCGACTGGGCGTCACCGTCAGCGGTGTGGCCTTCCCGCAGGCTCCGGCCCCGCGCTTTCGGCGGGTCAAAAAGGCTTAATCCGACTCTGCAAATGGATAGTGAACCGCGCCG encodes:
- a CDS encoding aspartate/glutamate racemase family protein is translated as MTRVHPDPLRLLFIQAFSMPPDADYSMRKPGATREESMMNYGLIAPLLEGVEWEVHPGPVSHHGTSLVETREEFLAIAAARLPVVREACESGRYDAIVLLGGGDPGFLESCEIGQRFGIPVTACGNAQMHVAAMLGRRFSVIDVSEPHSVHYGNIIRSYGFAENCASLRNLERPLPRGDHAGTSIAVEKSRVDAGKTSDLLLAAVNEAEAAIVEDGAESLIIGCSALYWLKPHLQQTLSDRGWDIPVLEGYSCAIELGKLKVRLGVTVSGVAFPQAPAPRFRRVKKA
- a CDS encoding SDR family NAD(P)-dependent oxidoreductase, whose protein sequence is MMNGPQRLGGAGAVLVTGVASGIGRAIAERLIADGYAVVGLDIANTPPPGLSEFVLTDLSDHHATAPVVSKLAERHGFTRLVNNVGSSRREFLRDGTDDTQRWLDRLNLSSALVCLQAVLPAMRSGGFGRVVNVTSRAALGRDNRSAYAATKGGLAAMTRVWAVELAATGITVNAVGPGMIDTELFRHNNPPDAPDVARLRESVPMKRLGLPEEVADAVAFFLGHRASYVTGQTIYACGGLSITGGRPGQAP